One Nonomuraea angiospora DNA segment encodes these proteins:
- a CDS encoding DNA-3-methyladenine glycosylase, protein MGSGELSSAALPRGFFDRPSHEVAPDLLGRVLVHGPVAVRLTEVEAYGGPGEDPAAHTYRGKTPRNAVMFGPPGHLYVYFTYGMHFCANLVCLPEGFGSAVLLRAGEVVAGIDEARARRTSPGTARTSPGTGPASSGDGRTSTGTGPTGPGRAASGRVIPDRDLARGPARLAVALGLLREHNGLDAIAGASFVADIADIADAADQRLTGIPHAAAAMLEGLPPEAASIRSGPRTGISTAKDTPWRFWIDGDPTVSPYRAHVPRRRNAAATSVGGASRS, encoded by the coding sequence ATGGGCAGCGGGGAGCTGAGCTCCGCCGCGCTGCCGCGGGGTTTCTTCGACCGGCCGTCGCACGAGGTCGCGCCCGACCTGCTCGGGCGCGTGCTCGTACACGGTCCCGTCGCCGTGCGCCTGACCGAGGTCGAGGCGTACGGCGGCCCCGGCGAGGACCCGGCGGCGCACACCTACCGGGGCAAGACGCCGCGTAACGCGGTCATGTTCGGCCCGCCGGGGCACCTGTACGTGTACTTCACGTACGGCATGCACTTCTGCGCGAACCTGGTGTGCCTGCCCGAGGGCTTCGGCTCGGCCGTGCTGCTGCGGGCGGGCGAGGTGGTGGCGGGCATCGACGAGGCCCGCGCCCGGCGCACATCCCCGGGCACCGCCCGCACGTCTCCAGGCACCGGTCCCGCCTCTTCGGGCGACGGCCGCACGTCCACGGGCACCGGCCCTACGGGTCCGGGCAGGGCTGCGAGCGGCCGGGTGATCCCCGACCGGGACCTCGCCCGCGGCCCGGCCAGGCTCGCCGTCGCCCTCGGCCTGCTCCGCGAGCACAACGGCCTCGACGCGATCGCGGGGGCCTCTTTCGTAGCCGACATAGCCGATATAGCCGACGCGGCCGATCAGCGGCTGACCGGCATTCCCCATGCAGCCGCGGCCATGCTGGAGGGCCTTCCGCCGGAGGCGGCGTCGATCAGGTCAGGCCCGCGTACCGGCATCTCGACCGCCAAGGACACGCCGTGGCGGTTCTGGATCGACGGTGACCCGACCGTGTCGCCCTACCGCGCTCACGTACCCCGCCGCCGCAACGCCGCGGCCACCTCGGTGGGAGGGGCATCCAGGTCGTGA
- a CDS encoding MarR family winged helix-turn-helix transcriptional regulator — translation MGMPADERLGLDIKRAEQALIAAKQAAVRPAGLTVPQYATLFALADSPGISGAALARACLVTPQAMTVVLKNLEERGFIERSPHPWHRNILETRLTETGRAALKAADERAVVIERAIAGEFNALERKQLRGLLTRCAEAIARATQEL, via the coding sequence ATGGGGATGCCTGCGGACGAACGCCTCGGTCTGGACATCAAGCGCGCGGAGCAGGCGCTGATCGCGGCCAAGCAGGCCGCCGTCCGGCCGGCGGGGCTGACCGTGCCCCAGTACGCGACGCTGTTCGCACTGGCCGACAGCCCGGGAATCTCGGGCGCGGCGCTGGCCAGAGCATGCCTGGTCACCCCCCAGGCCATGACGGTCGTACTCAAGAACCTCGAGGAACGCGGCTTCATCGAACGCTCCCCGCACCCCTGGCATCGAAACATCCTGGAGACCCGGCTGACCGAGACCGGGCGTGCGGCGCTGAAGGCGGCGGACGAGCGCGCCGTGGTGATCGAACGAGCGATCGCGGGCGAGTTCAACGCGCTGGAACGGAAGCAACTGCGCGGCCTGCTGACCCGGTGCGCCGAGGCGATCGCCCGTGCCACCCAGGAGCTGTGA
- a CDS encoding PH domain-containing protein, whose translation MWRVRRELAVFKILGALACAGLAVYWWVDGDVRGVILAVPAAVLVGGMGLRDLIVPVRLAADQSGITVVHGFAGKRHVPWEAIRDIKVDVNRRWGRRSEILEIDTGDNLHIFSRHDLDAPPTEVAAALRRRGT comes from the coding sequence ATGTGGAGGGTCCGTCGCGAGCTGGCCGTTTTCAAGATTTTAGGGGCTCTGGCGTGTGCTGGGCTCGCCGTCTACTGGTGGGTCGACGGCGATGTCCGCGGCGTGATCCTGGCGGTGCCGGCGGCCGTGCTGGTTGGCGGGATGGGGCTGCGCGATCTGATCGTCCCCGTACGGCTGGCGGCCGATCAGAGCGGGATCACCGTGGTGCACGGGTTCGCGGGCAAACGGCACGTGCCCTGGGAGGCGATCCGGGACATCAAGGTCGACGTGAACAGGCGATGGGGGCGGCGGAGCGAGATCCTGGAGATCGACACCGGCGACAACCTGCACATTTTCAGCCGTCACGACCTGGATGCCCCTCCCACCGAGGTGGCCGCGGCGTTGCGGCGGCGGGGTACGTGA
- a CDS encoding argininosuccinate synthase — MSERVVLAYSGGLDTSVAIPYLAEKMGAEVVCVAVDLGQGGEDMAAIQQRAVDCGAVESVVVDAKEEFAADFCVPALQANALYMDRYPLVSSLSRPLIVKHLVSAAKRFGGTIVSHGCTGKGNDQVRFEAGLAALAPDLRVVAPARDFAWTRDKAIEYAEAKGLPIETSKKNPFSIDQNLWGRAVETGFLEDIWNGPTEDVYSYTGDPAEPREPDEVVITFEQGVPVAIDGRALTPYQVVDELNRRAGAHGVGRIDLVEDRLVGIKSREVYEAPGAVALITAHMELENVTVERDLARFKRGVDQRWGELVYDGLWFSPLKSALDALIAEAQKHVSGDIRMTLHGGRATVTGRRSEDSLYDFSLATYDTGDTFDQSLAKGFVQLFSLPTKIAAARDAKKG; from the coding sequence ATGTCCGAAAGGGTAGTGCTCGCGTACTCCGGCGGCCTCGACACCTCGGTCGCCATCCCGTACCTCGCCGAGAAGATGGGCGCCGAGGTCGTCTGCGTCGCCGTGGACCTCGGCCAGGGCGGCGAGGACATGGCGGCGATCCAGCAGCGGGCCGTCGACTGCGGCGCGGTCGAGTCGGTCGTGGTGGACGCCAAGGAGGAGTTCGCCGCCGACTTCTGCGTGCCCGCGCTGCAGGCCAACGCCCTCTACATGGACCGCTACCCGCTGGTCTCCTCGCTGTCGCGCCCGCTGATCGTCAAGCACCTGGTCTCGGCGGCCAAGCGGTTCGGCGGCACGATCGTCTCGCACGGCTGCACCGGCAAGGGCAACGACCAGGTCCGCTTCGAGGCCGGCCTGGCCGCCCTCGCCCCCGACCTCAGGGTCGTCGCGCCCGCCCGCGACTTCGCCTGGACGCGAGACAAGGCCATCGAGTACGCCGAGGCCAAGGGCCTGCCCATCGAGACGTCGAAGAAGAACCCGTTCTCCATCGACCAGAACCTCTGGGGCCGCGCCGTCGAGACCGGCTTCCTCGAGGACATCTGGAACGGCCCCACCGAGGACGTCTACTCCTACACCGGCGACCCGGCCGAGCCGCGCGAGCCCGACGAGGTCGTCATCACGTTCGAGCAGGGCGTCCCCGTCGCGATCGACGGGCGGGCGCTGACGCCGTACCAGGTCGTCGACGAGCTGAACCGGCGCGCCGGCGCGCACGGCGTCGGCCGGATCGACCTGGTCGAGGACCGCCTGGTCGGCATCAAGTCGCGCGAGGTGTACGAGGCGCCCGGCGCCGTCGCCCTCATCACCGCGCACATGGAGCTGGAGAACGTCACCGTCGAACGCGACCTCGCCCGCTTCAAGCGCGGCGTGGACCAGCGGTGGGGCGAGCTCGTCTACGACGGCCTGTGGTTCTCGCCGCTCAAGAGCGCCCTCGACGCTCTCATCGCCGAGGCGCAGAAGCACGTCTCCGGCGACATCCGCATGACGTTGCACGGCGGCCGGGCCACTGTCACCGGCCGCCGCTCGGAGGATTCTCTGTACGATTTCTCGCTGGCCACCTATGACACCGGCGACACGTTCGACCAGTCGCTGGCCAAGGGGTTCGTCCAGCTGTTCTCCCTCCCCACTAAGATCGCCGCCGCACGGGACGCCAAGAAAGGGTGA
- a CDS encoding arginine repressor, producing the protein MMIPMTKAARQAKITDLLQRQAVRSQPELAKLLAESGVEVTQATLSRDLDELGALKLRADDGSLVYALPGEGGARIPLTRLGTGESPAARLHRIAEELLVGAEASANLVIVRTPPGAAQFLASAIDHADWESILGTVAGDDTILVISRDPTGGQAVADALLRVADRRG; encoded by the coding sequence ATGATGATCCCCATGACCAAGGCGGCGCGGCAGGCCAAGATCACAGATCTGCTGCAGCGGCAGGCCGTGCGCTCCCAGCCGGAGCTGGCCAAGCTGCTCGCCGAGAGCGGCGTCGAGGTCACCCAGGCCACGCTCTCGCGTGACCTCGACGAGCTCGGCGCGCTCAAGCTGCGCGCCGACGACGGATCCCTGGTCTACGCCCTGCCCGGCGAGGGCGGGGCCCGGATCCCGCTCACCCGGCTGGGCACCGGGGAGAGCCCGGCCGCGCGACTGCACCGCATCGCCGAGGAACTGCTGGTCGGCGCCGAGGCGTCGGCCAACCTGGTCATCGTACGGACCCCGCCGGGCGCGGCCCAGTTCCTGGCCTCCGCCATCGACCACGCCGACTGGGAGTCGATCCTCGGCACGGTCGCGGGCGACGACACGATCCTCGTGATCAGCCGCGATCCGACGGGCGGCCAGGCCGTCGCGGACGCGCTGCTGAGAGTGGCCGACCGGCGCGGCTAG
- the tyrS gene encoding tyrosine--tRNA ligase, with product MTDILDDLAWRGLIAQSTDLDALRASMAKGPITVYSGFDPTAASLHVGHFVPLLTLRRLQLAGHRPIGLVGGATGLIGDPSGRNTERSLNASEVVAEWVERLRGQVGRFLDFDVQPNAAQLVSNLDWTGELSAIDFLRDIGKHFPVNRMLARESVSARLQGEGLSYTEFSYQILQANDYLELFRRHNCTLQIGGSDQWGNITAGADLIRRIEGGHVHALTLPLITKADGTKFGKTAGGALWLDPEMTSPYAFYQYFLNSDDRDVIHYLKVFTFKTREEIETLEKAVAERPFAREAQRTLAEDLTELLHGKQELDAVVAASKALFGQGALEELPASTLGAALAEVPKATVPALGTPFVDLLADSGLVESKSAARRAVKEGGAYLNNVKITDEAYVPGSEDLLHGRFMVLRRGKKSIGGVEVG from the coding sequence GTGACCGACATTCTCGATGACCTCGCGTGGCGAGGGCTTATCGCGCAGTCCACCGACCTCGACGCCCTGCGCGCGTCCATGGCCAAGGGCCCGATCACGGTCTATTCCGGTTTTGACCCCACCGCCGCCTCCTTGCACGTCGGCCACTTCGTGCCGCTGCTCACGCTGCGCCGCCTCCAGCTCGCCGGGCACCGTCCGATCGGCCTGGTCGGCGGCGCCACCGGCCTGATCGGCGACCCGAGCGGGCGCAACACCGAGCGCTCGCTCAACGCCAGCGAGGTCGTCGCGGAGTGGGTGGAGCGTCTGCGCGGCCAGGTCGGCCGCTTCCTCGACTTCGACGTCCAGCCGAACGCCGCCCAGCTGGTCAGCAACCTCGACTGGACCGGCGAGCTGAGCGCCATCGACTTCCTGCGCGACATCGGCAAGCACTTCCCGGTCAACCGCATGCTCGCCCGGGAGTCCGTCTCGGCGCGTCTGCAGGGGGAGGGGCTGAGCTACACCGAGTTCAGCTACCAGATCTTGCAGGCCAACGACTACCTGGAGCTGTTCCGCCGCCACAACTGCACGCTGCAGATCGGCGGTAGCGACCAGTGGGGCAACATCACGGCGGGCGCCGACCTCATCCGCCGCATCGAGGGCGGGCACGTCCACGCACTCACCCTGCCGCTGATCACGAAGGCCGACGGCACCAAGTTCGGCAAGACGGCGGGTGGCGCCCTCTGGCTCGACCCGGAGATGACCTCGCCGTACGCCTTCTACCAGTACTTCCTCAACTCCGACGACCGTGACGTGATCCACTACCTCAAGGTCTTCACCTTCAAGACCCGCGAGGAGATCGAGACCCTGGAGAAGGCCGTCGCCGAACGCCCCTTCGCCCGCGAGGCGCAGCGGACGCTCGCCGAGGACCTCACCGAGCTGCTCCACGGCAAGCAGGAGCTCGACGCGGTCGTGGCGGCCTCGAAGGCGCTGTTCGGACAGGGCGCGCTGGAGGAGCTGCCCGCCTCCACGCTCGGGGCGGCGCTGGCCGAGGTGCCGAAGGCCACGGTTCCCGCGCTCGGGACGCCGTTCGTCGACCTCCTGGCCGACAGCGGGCTGGTGGAGTCGAAGTCGGCGGCCAGGCGGGCGGTGAAGGAGGGCGGGGCGTACCTCAACAACGTCAAGATCACCGACGAGGCGTACGTACCCGGCTCCGAGGACCTGCTGCACGGACGCTTCATGGTGCTCCGGCGCGGCAAGAAGTCGATCGGCGGTGTCGAGGTCGGCTGA
- a CDS encoding PPOX class F420-dependent oxidoreductase, translating to MIIPDTHLDLLNRPLFAHLATIGADGTPNVNPVWTIWDGEHLRFTTTMDRFKYRNVKQHPQVAVSINDPEQPYRYLEIRGVVERLEPDPSGDFFDVLANRYGLEYERPVGDAERRVVIVVKPTRVTRQ from the coding sequence GTGATCATTCCCGACACTCACTTGGACCTGCTGAATCGCCCGCTGTTCGCCCACCTGGCGACGATCGGGGCCGACGGTACGCCCAACGTGAACCCGGTCTGGACGATCTGGGACGGGGAGCACTTGCGCTTCACGACCACGATGGATCGCTTCAAGTACCGAAATGTCAAGCAACATCCGCAGGTAGCGGTCTCCATCAACGACCCTGAGCAGCCGTACCGGTATCTGGAGATCCGCGGCGTGGTCGAGCGGCTGGAGCCCGACCCTTCGGGCGACTTCTTCGACGTGCTGGCCAACCGCTACGGCCTGGAGTACGAGCGACCGGTCGGGGATGCCGAGCGGCGGGTGGTGATCGTGGTGAAGCCGACGCGCGTCACCCGGCAATGA
- a CDS encoding glycosyltransferase family 39 protein: protein MSLLAGIAAFTGTGSATLNGDELATISAASRSLSGMWELARHIDGHFLPYYLFMHLWVKAGTAELWLRLPSAVGIAVAAWFLVDLGRRLHSTRAGVIAAAVFAILPSVSYFGAFARSYAFAAAAVAFSFWALHRAVERSEVRRWVVYGVAVALVCSTHLFAVLVLPAQLLLLRRDRVVPMLAAMAVGCVPAAVLGLVGFGERHAISWIPQRGPEVWLKFPKMAAGATGLGLMLFALALAGAVLLWRAAPRGAGALPPWRAAPRGVEEAGTAGVEEAGRVRGEESGGAGAGVSGGAGAGAGVSGGARVWVFVLVGWLVLPPVLLLAVSQLVTPVYVDRYLFVTAPALALLAGLAVAALPRFQVVAAVVVVLLGCALSVQEHVTVREENGRFENIPWALRVIKAEPDDAIVYGQSQLRTGFEYYADSLMPVDVLKTGDAPSPDGFGYPERPDAAAALDGRDRVWVVWRGSKQSGLDGDAVPRVAEVVKAGFKLSLAKHSAELPGLTVALFVRR from the coding sequence ATGTCCTTGCTCGCCGGTATCGCGGCGTTCACAGGTACGGGGTCCGCCACCCTGAACGGCGACGAGCTGGCCACCATCAGCGCCGCTTCCCGTTCGCTGTCCGGGATGTGGGAGCTGGCCCGGCACATCGATGGTCACTTCCTGCCGTACTACCTGTTCATGCACCTCTGGGTGAAGGCAGGTACGGCGGAGTTGTGGCTGCGCCTGCCGTCGGCGGTGGGGATCGCCGTGGCCGCCTGGTTCCTGGTCGATCTGGGGCGGCGGTTGCACAGCACGCGGGCCGGGGTGATCGCGGCCGCAGTCTTCGCGATCCTGCCCTCGGTGTCCTACTTCGGGGCTTTCGCCAGGTCGTACGCGTTCGCGGCGGCCGCGGTGGCGTTCTCATTCTGGGCGCTGCACCGGGCCGTGGAGCGCTCCGAGGTCAGGCGGTGGGTGGTGTACGGGGTCGCGGTGGCCCTCGTGTGTTCCACCCATCTGTTCGCGGTGCTGGTGCTGCCCGCCCAGTTGCTGCTGCTGCGCCGGGACCGGGTGGTGCCGATGCTGGCGGCGATGGCCGTCGGGTGCGTGCCGGCCGCGGTGCTGGGGCTGGTGGGGTTCGGGGAGCGGCACGCGATCAGCTGGATTCCGCAGCGCGGGCCGGAGGTATGGCTGAAGTTCCCGAAGATGGCGGCGGGGGCGACCGGGCTGGGCCTGATGTTGTTCGCCCTGGCGCTGGCCGGCGCGGTGCTGCTGTGGAGGGCGGCGCCACGTGGAGCCGGTGCCCTCCCGCCGTGGAGGGCGGCCCCGCGTGGGGTCGAGGAAGCCGGAACAGCTGGGGTCGAGGAGGCCGGCAGAGTCAGGGGCGAGGAAAGCGGCGGAGCTGGGGCCGGGGTGAGCGGCGGAGCCGGGGCCGGGGCCGGGGTAAGCGGCGGGGCCAGGGTGTGGGTGTTCGTGCTGGTCGGGTGGCTGGTGTTGCCGCCGGTGCTGCTGCTCGCCGTGTCGCAACTCGTGACGCCCGTCTACGTGGATCGCTACCTGTTCGTGACCGCCCCCGCGCTGGCGCTGCTGGCGGGGCTCGCCGTGGCGGCTCTGCCCCGGTTCCAGGTGGTGGCGGCGGTCGTGGTGGTGCTGCTCGGGTGTGCGCTGTCCGTTCAGGAGCACGTCACGGTACGCGAGGAGAACGGCCGTTTCGAGAACATCCCCTGGGCGTTGCGCGTGATCAAGGCCGAGCCCGACGACGCGATCGTGTACGGCCAGAGCCAGCTCCGCACGGGCTTCGAGTACTACGCGGACTCCTTGATGCCGGTCGACGTGCTCAAGACCGGGGACGCGCCCTCGCCCGACGGGTTCGGTTATCCGGAGCGGCCCGACGCGGCGGCCGCGCTGGACGGGCGTGACCGGGTGTGGGTGGTGTGGCGCGGGAGCAAGCAGTCGGGCCTCGACGGCGACGCGGTCCCGCGGGTCGCCGAGGTGGTGAAGGCGGGGTTCAAGCTGAGCCTGGCCAAGCACTCCGCCGAGCTGCCGGGGCTGACTGTGGCGCTGTTCGTCCGCCGCTGA
- the argF gene encoding ornithine carbamoyltransferase, which yields MTRHSADSAQIRHFLRDDDLTSAEQAEVLDLAAAMKKDRFGYRPFEGPQTVAVLFDKPSARTRVSFHTGIGELGGLPLVVDNVSVLMGRGEPTADIARVLDRQVAAIVWRTTGQELIDEMAAHSRVPVVNALTDEFHPCQILADLQTVQEKLGRTAGVTLTYLGDGANNMAHSYLLGGATAGMHVRIAAPAGYQPDAVILDQAAAIAARTGGSVIALSDPVAAAQGAHVIATDTWVSMGQDGKEERVAALMPYQVNSELLEHAAPDAIVLHCLPAYRDYEITGEVLEGPQSVVWDQAENRLHAQKALLHWLVSHR from the coding sequence GTGACCAGGCACAGCGCGGACTCGGCGCAAATCAGACACTTCCTTCGCGATGACGACCTCACGTCCGCCGAGCAGGCGGAGGTGCTCGACCTCGCCGCGGCCATGAAGAAGGACCGGTTCGGCTACCGCCCGTTCGAGGGCCCGCAGACGGTCGCGGTCCTGTTCGACAAGCCGTCGGCCCGCACGCGCGTCTCCTTCCACACCGGCATCGGCGAGCTCGGCGGCCTGCCGCTGGTCGTCGACAACGTCTCGGTCCTCATGGGCCGCGGCGAGCCCACCGCCGACATCGCCCGGGTGCTCGACCGGCAGGTCGCCGCCATCGTGTGGCGGACCACCGGGCAGGAGCTCATCGACGAGATGGCCGCCCACTCCCGGGTGCCGGTCGTCAACGCGCTCACCGACGAGTTCCACCCCTGCCAGATCCTGGCCGACCTGCAGACCGTCCAGGAGAAGCTGGGCCGCACCGCCGGAGTCACGCTCACCTACCTGGGCGACGGCGCCAACAACATGGCCCACTCCTACCTGCTCGGCGGGGCCACCGCCGGCATGCACGTGCGGATCGCGGCCCCGGCCGGCTACCAGCCCGACGCGGTCATCCTCGACCAGGCCGCCGCCATCGCCGCCAGGACGGGCGGCTCGGTGATCGCGCTGTCCGACCCGGTGGCCGCCGCCCAGGGCGCCCACGTGATCGCGACCGACACGTGGGTGTCGATGGGCCAGGACGGCAAGGAGGAGCGGGTCGCCGCCCTCATGCCGTACCAGGTGAACTCCGAGCTGCTGGAGCACGCCGCGCCCGACGCGATCGTGCTGCACTGCCTGCCCGCCTACCGCGACTACGAGATCACCGGCGAGGTCCTCGAGGGCCCGCAGAGCGTCGTGTGGGACCAGGCGGAGAACCGGCTGCACGCCCAGAAGGCACTCCTGCACTGGCTGGTGTCCCATAGATGA
- a CDS encoding acetylornithine transaminase yields MNLYERFETAFMPNYGVPPVALARGEGTRVWDVDGNEYLDFIGGIATSSLGHAHPALVEAVSKQVATIAHTSNLFLHEPEVLLAEKLLDLLNAPGKVFFANSGTEANEAAYKLAVKYGKREGRSYFVAAENGFHGRTIGALSLTGKPSIRDQFGPFPIDVRFVPYGDATALKEAVTGDCIAVFLEPTQGEAGVVPPPEGYFEAAREICDSTGALLVADEIQSAIGRTGHWFAHQADGVTPDILTLAKGLGGGLPIGACIGFGDAGKLFAKGDHGSTFGGNPVACAAALAVLDNLDLDHVKSASARLRSGLESIRHPLLKSVRGRGLWLATVLNEPRSAEVQSAAQSAGFLVNALQPDAVRIAPPLVVTAEEIDKFLAAYPAILSEAAK; encoded by the coding sequence ATGAACCTGTATGAGAGGTTCGAGACGGCCTTCATGCCCAACTACGGCGTGCCGCCGGTGGCGCTGGCGCGAGGCGAGGGCACTCGCGTCTGGGACGTGGACGGCAACGAATACCTCGACTTCATCGGCGGCATCGCGACCAGCTCGCTCGGTCACGCCCACCCGGCCCTGGTCGAGGCCGTCTCCAAGCAGGTCGCCACGATCGCGCACACCAGCAACCTGTTCCTGCACGAGCCCGAGGTGCTGCTCGCCGAGAAGCTCCTCGACCTGCTCAACGCCCCGGGCAAGGTCTTCTTCGCCAACTCCGGCACCGAGGCCAACGAGGCCGCCTACAAGCTCGCCGTCAAGTACGGCAAGCGCGAGGGCCGCTCCTACTTCGTGGCCGCCGAGAACGGCTTCCACGGCCGCACGATCGGCGCGCTGTCGCTGACCGGCAAGCCGTCGATCCGCGACCAGTTCGGCCCGTTCCCGATCGACGTCCGCTTCGTCCCGTACGGTGACGCCACCGCGCTCAAGGAGGCCGTGACCGGCGACTGCATCGCGGTCTTCCTGGAGCCCACCCAGGGCGAGGCCGGCGTGGTCCCGCCGCCCGAGGGCTACTTCGAGGCGGCCCGCGAGATCTGCGACTCCACGGGCGCCCTCCTGGTGGCCGACGAGATCCAGTCCGCGATCGGCCGCACCGGCCACTGGTTCGCGCACCAGGCCGACGGCGTCACGCCCGACATCCTGACCCTGGCCAAGGGCCTGGGCGGCGGGCTGCCGATCGGCGCGTGCATCGGGTTCGGCGACGCGGGCAAGCTGTTCGCCAAGGGCGACCACGGCTCCACGTTCGGCGGCAACCCGGTCGCCTGCGCCGCCGCCCTGGCCGTGCTCGACAACCTTGACCTCGACCACGTCAAGTCGGCCTCCGCGCGGCTGCGCTCCGGCCTGGAGTCGATCCGGCACCCGCTGCTGAAGAGCGTGCGCGGGCGCGGCCTCTGGCTGGCCACCGTGCTGAACGAGCCCCGCTCGGCCGAGGTCCAGAGCGCCGCCCAGAGCGCCGGCTTCCTGGTCAACGCCCTCCAGCCGGACGCCGTACGCATCGCGCCGCCGCTGGTGGTCACGGCGGAGGAGATCGACAAGTTCCTGGCCGCCTACCCGGCGATCCTGTCGGAGGCGGCCAAGTGA
- the argH gene encoding argininosuccinate lyase codes for MVTKEITVSDGKPMRLWGGRFESGPSDALARLSVSVHFDWRLVPYDLAASRAHARVLHRAELLSDEELERMIGALDDLERACKAGEFRPTVADEDVHTALERGLLERLGTLGGKLRAGRSRNDQIATDLRLYLRDHARTVVSRLVELETALMAQAATHAETAAPGMTHLQHAQPVSFGHQLLAHVHAFARDIDRITDWDKRAAISPLGAGALAGSSLPLDPQAVAEELGFAAAAPNSMDAVSDRDFAAEFLFDAAMIGVHLSRLGEEIVLWASQEFRWIEMDDAYSTGSSIMPQKKNPDVAELARGKSGRLIGNLMSLLTTLKGLPLTYNRDLQEDKEPVFDAVDTLLLVLPAMAGLVATMRVNTARMEASAPDGFALATDLAELLVRRGVPFREAHEAVGHLVVWCQVNDKDLGDLTDEELIKVSAHLTPDVRDVLNVPGALAARKAHGGTAPDRVRDQLVALREAVDAQAAWAAGS; via the coding sequence ATGGTCACGAAGGAGATAACGGTGAGTGATGGCAAGCCGATGCGGCTGTGGGGCGGGCGATTCGAGAGCGGTCCGTCCGACGCGCTGGCCCGGCTGTCGGTGAGCGTGCACTTCGACTGGCGGCTCGTGCCGTACGACCTGGCCGCGTCCAGGGCGCACGCCCGCGTGCTGCACAGGGCGGAGCTGCTGAGCGACGAGGAGCTCGAGCGCATGATCGGCGCGCTCGACGACCTGGAGCGCGCCTGCAAGGCGGGCGAGTTCCGGCCGACGGTCGCCGACGAGGACGTGCACACGGCGCTGGAGCGCGGCCTGCTGGAGCGGCTCGGCACGCTGGGCGGCAAGCTGCGCGCGGGGCGCTCGCGCAACGACCAGATCGCCACCGACCTGCGCCTCTACCTGCGCGATCACGCCCGCACGGTCGTCTCCCGCCTGGTCGAGCTGGAGACGGCGCTCATGGCCCAGGCCGCCACGCACGCCGAGACGGCCGCGCCCGGCATGACACACCTGCAGCACGCGCAGCCGGTGTCGTTCGGCCACCAGCTCCTGGCCCACGTGCACGCCTTCGCCCGCGACATCGACCGCATCACCGACTGGGACAAGCGCGCCGCGATCTCCCCGCTCGGCGCCGGCGCGCTGGCGGGCTCGTCGCTGCCGCTCGACCCGCAGGCCGTGGCCGAGGAGCTCGGCTTCGCGGCCGCCGCGCCCAACTCGATGGACGCCGTCTCCGACCGTGACTTCGCGGCGGAGTTCCTGTTCGACGCGGCCATGATCGGCGTGCACCTGTCGCGGCTGGGCGAGGAGATCGTCCTGTGGGCCTCGCAGGAGTTCCGCTGGATCGAGATGGACGACGCCTACTCCACCGGCTCGTCGATCATGCCCCAGAAGAAGAACCCCGACGTCGCCGAGCTGGCCCGCGGCAAGTCCGGGCGCCTCATCGGCAACCTGATGTCGCTGCTGACCACCCTCAAGGGCCTGCCGCTCACCTACAACCGCGACCTGCAGGAGGACAAGGAGCCCGTCTTCGACGCGGTCGACACGCTGCTCCTGGTCCTGCCGGCGATGGCCGGGCTGGTCGCGACCATGCGGGTCAACACCGCCCGCATGGAGGCCTCGGCGCCCGATGGGTTCGCGCTGGCCACCGACCTGGCCGAGCTGCTCGTCCGCCGCGGGGTCCCGTTCCGCGAGGCCCACGAGGCGGTCGGCCACCTGGTGGTGTGGTGCCAGGTCAACGACAAGGACCTCGGCGACCTCACGGACGAGGAGCTGATCAAGGTGTCGGCGCACCTGACGCCCGACGTCCGCGACGTGCTCAACGTGCCCGGCGCCCTGGCCGCGCGCAAGGCCCACGGCGGCACCGCGCCCGACCGCGTCCGCGACCAGCTCGTCGCGCTGCGGGAGGCGGTCGACGCGCAGGCGGCATGGGCAGCGGGGAGCTGA